The following coding sequences lie in one Dehalococcoidia bacterium genomic window:
- a CDS encoding LLM class flavin-dependent oxidoreductase — protein sequence MARLVLSRAVARDSREWQQWCARADAAGRGGVAVADTAGADCFVDAALAAAVTERIPVRVLIALPVRSPLQTATAAASLLTVTGRGRFTLGLGPGSEPVIEEGHGGVFAPPLARLRDYAAAVAALLRSPAGEPVRYVGRFFRAAGVGYGLSPRDLPIVLAASGPQMVRLACAHGDGLALHLLTARSVLQQRAALARSLRPEEFPISAGMLTSVHDDLDEAMRRARLELTAGLAIPRFLPRLAELSGQQLAAEFSRAVREGRYRDAAQLLDDSIVRQFVIVCRPRDLAAAVESFDFVDTLSPVPVGQFALAVPALGFAPEEWRESQARVAAAVVGS from the coding sequence GTGGCGCGCCTCGTCCTTTCCCGCGCTGTCGCGCGCGACTCGCGCGAGTGGCAGCAGTGGTGCGCTCGCGCCGATGCTGCTGGGCGCGGGGGCGTCGCCGTCGCCGATACCGCGGGCGCTGACTGCTTTGTCGACGCGGCGCTTGCCGCCGCCGTCACCGAGCGGATTCCGGTGCGCGTCCTCATTGCTCTCCCTGTCCGCTCCCCGCTGCAGACGGCGACTGCAGCGGCCTCGCTGCTTACCGTAACCGGCCGCGGTCGATTTACGCTTGGCCTCGGCCCGGGCAGCGAGCCGGTGATCGAGGAAGGGCACGGCGGCGTGTTCGCGCCTCCCCTTGCGCGGCTGCGCGACTACGCTGCTGCAGTCGCGGCGCTGCTGCGCAGCCCGGCCGGCGAGCCCGTTCGCTACGTGGGCCGGTTCTTCCGGGCTGCCGGCGTCGGCTACGGCCTCTCCCCTCGCGACTTGCCGATCGTGCTCGCTGCCAGCGGCCCGCAGATGGTTCGCCTCGCCTGCGCCCATGGCGACGGGCTCGCCCTTCATCTCCTCACTGCCCGTTCGGTGCTGCAGCAGCGCGCTGCGCTCGCGCGCTCCCTCCGCCCGGAGGAGTTTCCGATCTCGGCGGGCATGCTGACCTCCGTCCATGACGACTTGGATGAAGCGATGCGGCGCGCGCGCCTCGAACTGACGGCAGGGCTGGCGATCCCCCGCTTCCTGCCCCGCCTCGCCGAACTGAGCGGGCAGCAGCTCGCCGCCGAGTTCTCTCGCGCCGTTCGCGAGGGACGGTATCGCGATGCCGCGCAGCTCCTCGATGACTCCATCGTTCGGCAGTTTGTCATCGTCTGTCGTCCGCGCGACCTTGCCGCGGCTGTCGAGTCGTTCGACTTCGTCGACACGCTTTCGCCCGTGCCGGTGGGGCAGTTTGCTCTCGCCGTCCCGGCGCTCGGGTTTGCGCCAGAAGAGTGGCGCGAAAGCCAAGCCCGGGTCGCTGCGGCGGTGGTCGGCAGCTAA
- a CDS encoding methyltransferase domain-containing protein has translation MGDRGRIGTLLAATDHDDEAYLDFAEGLRSFTLGAVEPALRARARSAFEAFAAAAGHWPASLEDAHRALDSLPIVAARNRLHRSAQEMMWDGVVATYEKRRAELEAALDAADQCGPGTVEYDPAFSYPAYFERVAFHLQPGSYHRDPLAGYFYHYGTKYLFTGDNDDDELQQALVDRVRLPADGVVRRVVDLGCAIGQSTTALKKRFPAAEVWGIDLAAPMVRYAHKRAVELGIPVHFAQRPAEETRFPGEAFDLAFAYILFHEIPIEVAQRVVREVHRILRPGGIFAVVDMMSAARHTSILQDYNREYFAAHNAEPYSLAWVRADFTGMLKAAGFRAVEERPSGVTISWLWEATR, from the coding sequence ATGGGGGATCGCGGTCGGATTGGGACACTGCTCGCAGCGACTGACCATGACGATGAAGCCTATCTTGACTTCGCCGAGGGGCTGCGCTCATTCACGCTGGGCGCGGTGGAGCCGGCCCTCCGCGCTCGCGCCCGTTCCGCCTTCGAGGCGTTCGCTGCCGCTGCGGGACACTGGCCTGCATCGTTGGAAGATGCCCATCGCGCCCTCGACTCGCTGCCGATCGTTGCCGCCCGCAACCGCCTCCACCGGTCAGCGCAGGAAATGATGTGGGACGGGGTGGTCGCGACCTATGAGAAACGGCGGGCGGAACTGGAAGCCGCCCTCGACGCCGCCGACCAGTGCGGGCCGGGCACGGTCGAGTACGACCCCGCATTCTCCTACCCTGCCTATTTCGAGCGGGTTGCCTTTCATCTCCAGCCCGGGAGCTATCATCGCGACCCGCTCGCCGGCTATTTCTACCACTACGGAACGAAGTATCTCTTCACCGGCGACAATGACGACGATGAGCTGCAGCAGGCGCTGGTCGACCGCGTGCGGCTGCCGGCAGATGGGGTGGTGCGCCGCGTCGTTGACCTCGGCTGCGCGATCGGGCAAAGCACGACGGCGCTCAAGAAGCGCTTTCCCGCCGCGGAAGTTTGGGGGATCGACCTTGCCGCGCCTATGGTCCGCTACGCCCACAAGCGCGCCGTTGAGCTCGGCATTCCAGTCCATTTCGCGCAGCGGCCCGCCGAGGAGACGCGCTTTCCGGGCGAGGCTTTCGACCTCGCCTTTGCGTACATCCTGTTTCACGAAATTCCGATCGAAGTCGCGCAGCGGGTCGTCCGCGAGGTGCATCGCATCCTCCGGCCGGGCGGCATCTTTGCGGTTGTCGACATGATGAGCGCGGCGCGCCACACGTCCATTCTGCAGGACTACAACCGCGAATACTTTGCCGCGCATAATGCCGAGCCCTATTCGCTCGCCTGGGTCCGGGCGGACTTCACCGGAATGCTCAAAGCCGCCGGCTTCCGCGCTGTCGAGGAGCGGCCGAGCGGTGTGACGATCTCGTGGCTGTGGGAAGCGACCCGCTGA
- a CDS encoding protein-disulfide reductase DsbD N-terminal domain-containing protein — protein MNHQEEPVTVEVALEPGAALSQRVLTVRVTIAPGYHLYAEPVPEGFVPLSVHLDPASAVVVGRPEWPVAERLAVEDVPDQFWVYHGQVVGRLPIEPKAAVVEGEVAYQVCTETTCFLPARVAFRLPLERS, from the coding sequence GTGAACCATCAAGAAGAGCCAGTCACGGTGGAAGTTGCGCTCGAGCCGGGCGCCGCGCTGTCCCAGCGCGTCCTAACAGTCCGCGTAACGATCGCGCCCGGCTATCACCTCTATGCCGAACCAGTGCCCGAGGGCTTTGTTCCGCTCTCGGTGCACCTCGACCCGGCCAGCGCGGTCGTCGTCGGCCGCCCCGAGTGGCCGGTGGCAGAGCGGCTCGCGGTCGAGGATGTGCCCGACCAGTTTTGGGTCTACCACGGGCAGGTGGTCGGCCGGCTACCGATCGAGCCGAAAGCGGCGGTCGTTGAAGGCGAGGTCGCCTACCAGGTGTGCACGGAGACGACCTGTTTTCTGCCGGCGCGCGTTGCTTTTCGCCTTCCGTTGGAGCGCAGTTGA
- a CDS encoding OsmC family peroxiredoxin: MATTRTARAVWNGDLASGSGEVTAVSSERFVNLPVSWPARIEQPGGRTSPEELLAAAHASCFAMALSAGLGRAGTPPTRLEVSATVTFDRVNEAWTVTKSELTVRGSVPGATLEAFRQAAETAKDSCPISRALKGNVEMSVAASLDG; encoded by the coding sequence TTGGCAACGACACGCACGGCACGCGCCGTCTGGAACGGCGACTTGGCCTCCGGCTCCGGCGAGGTCACGGCGGTGAGCAGCGAGCGATTCGTCAATCTGCCCGTCAGCTGGCCGGCGCGCATCGAGCAGCCGGGCGGACGAACCAGCCCCGAAGAGCTGCTGGCCGCCGCCCACGCCAGCTGCTTCGCGATGGCGCTCTCAGCGGGGCTCGGCCGCGCCGGAACGCCCCCGACGCGGCTCGAGGTGAGCGCAACCGTCACCTTCGACCGAGTCAACGAGGCGTGGACAGTCACCAAGAGCGAGCTCACGGTGCGCGGGAGCGTGCCCGGCGCAACTCTCGAGGCATTCCGGCAGGCCGCCGAAACCGCGAAGGACAGCTGCCCCATCTCGCGTGCGCTGAAGGGCAACGTTGAGATGAGCGTCGCGGCGTCGCTCGATGGCTGA
- a CDS encoding YIP1 family protein codes for MVSPLAQSGNLLDRVGRVLRLDRAVFNEVEADSTATGQAWTIVLVAAVSMALAGFIQEVLGGLRFGNAVIALVNGFLAAVIGFVVWAVVVQFIGTRLFGGTASLGEMIRTLGFAYSPNIFSILSGIPLLGIAVSLVLFVWVVLTGFFAVREGLDLDTTKAILTIVISLIIVLVVTFLIASVFTLFALVLGVGGMGFRWGMV; via the coding sequence ATGGTTTCTCCCCTAGCACAGAGCGGCAACCTTCTCGATCGGGTGGGGCGGGTGCTGCGGCTCGACCGGGCGGTATTCAACGAGGTTGAGGCTGATTCGACGGCCACCGGGCAGGCGTGGACTATCGTCCTTGTTGCGGCGGTCTCGATGGCGCTCGCCGGCTTTATTCAGGAGGTGCTGGGCGGCCTGCGCTTCGGCAATGCTGTCATCGCGCTGGTCAACGGCTTTCTCGCCGCTGTCATCGGCTTTGTGGTGTGGGCGGTCGTCGTCCAGTTCATCGGCACGCGGCTTTTTGGCGGAACGGCATCCCTCGGCGAAATGATCCGAACGCTCGGATTCGCCTACTCTCCGAACATCTTCTCCATTCTCTCCGGGATCCCGCTCCTCGGCATCGCGGTCAGCCTCGTCCTGTTCGTCTGGGTTGTGCTCACCGGCTTCTTCGCTGTCCGCGAGGGGCTGGACCTCGATACAACGAAGGCGATCCTAACCATCGTCATCAGCCTCATCATCGTGCTGGTGGTGACATTCCTGATCGCGTCTGTTTTCACGCTTTTCGCTCTCGTGCTGGGAGTTGGAGGAATGGGCTTCCGCTGGGGGATGGTGTGA
- a CDS encoding amidohydrolase family protein, whose translation MPVIDADAHIEEGVACWQFLPERLRPRRPMPVTFPSDTVYGGGMTVWVIDRKVRQHTVPSAARGAGGSPSARALTDVPARLAELDRMGVTVQVVYPSLFLGNVAEDLELETALCVSYNSFLAEACSRAGGRLSYAAVVPWRDPAAAAGEIDRVARLGNCVAVMARGVEWDYPLDHPRFEPIYAALDQHRLTLAVHVGSGSSAAEALDGAPSDQLGLQRAHSTRQLGELFSMYAFDRLLSSTIPDRFERVRFLWLELGCDWLPNALRALTPAGRERAERLLGGRLFFSCEPAEDLEYVIGWVGDRCLVAGSSSRRDGSGQRGDFATAFREQSGLAEQSAERILWENPSRCYNV comes from the coding sequence ATGCCAGTCATCGACGCGGATGCTCATATTGAAGAAGGGGTTGCCTGCTGGCAATTTTTGCCGGAGCGGCTCCGTCCTCGCCGCCCGATGCCCGTCACTTTTCCGTCCGACACCGTCTATGGCGGGGGCATGACGGTCTGGGTGATCGACAGGAAGGTCCGGCAGCATACGGTCCCATCCGCAGCGCGGGGGGCAGGCGGGTCGCCCAGCGCTCGGGCGCTGACAGATGTGCCGGCGCGGCTCGCCGAGCTGGACCGGATGGGCGTGACGGTGCAGGTGGTCTACCCCTCGCTGTTCCTCGGCAATGTCGCGGAGGATCTCGAGCTGGAGACGGCGCTCTGCGTCAGCTACAACAGTTTCCTCGCCGAAGCGTGCAGCCGCGCTGGTGGCCGCCTCTCCTATGCTGCGGTTGTCCCGTGGCGGGATCCTGCCGCTGCGGCGGGCGAGATCGACCGGGTCGCCCGTCTTGGCAATTGCGTTGCGGTGATGGCGCGCGGAGTGGAGTGGGATTATCCCCTCGATCATCCGCGCTTCGAGCCGATCTACGCCGCACTGGACCAGCATCGCCTCACCCTCGCGGTTCATGTCGGGTCCGGCAGCTCGGCGGCCGAGGCGCTCGACGGTGCGCCGTCCGATCAGCTCGGACTGCAGCGCGCCCACAGCACGCGCCAACTGGGCGAGTTGTTCTCAATGTACGCCTTCGACCGCCTGCTCTCCTCGACAATCCCCGACCGCTTCGAGCGAGTGCGTTTCCTCTGGCTGGAGCTCGGCTGCGACTGGCTGCCGAATGCGCTGCGGGCGCTGACGCCGGCCGGTCGCGAGCGTGCCGAGCGGCTGCTCGGGGGGCGGCTCTTCTTCTCCTGTGAACCGGCTGAAGACCTTGAGTACGTCATCGGCTGGGTCGGCGACCGGTGCCTTGTCGCCGGCAGCTCCTCGCGGCGCGATGGGTCCGGACAGCGCGGCGATTTCGCGACTGCCTTCCGCGAGCAGAGCGGCCTTGCCGAACAGAGTGCCGAGCGGATCCTCTGGGAGAACCCATCCCGCTGCTACAACGTTTGA